In a genomic window of Lacrimispora sp. BS-2:
- a CDS encoding N-acetyltransferase has product MEIRKAIEEDVMAIMKIYEYARKFMIDNGNPTQWSPDYPNADVVERDIVNGNCYVCTEKETIVGTFAFIIGEEPTYHTIEQGNWHCDIPYGAIHRLAGSGQVKGISKACFEFCKSKIDYLRIDTHADNKPMQAAILKNGFKKCGIIHVANGDPRIAFDYLLS; this is encoded by the coding sequence ATGGAAATCAGAAAAGCAATTGAAGAAGATGTAATGGCAATTATGAAAATTTATGAATATGCCCGTAAGTTCATGATAGATAATGGAAATCCAACTCAGTGGAGTCCTGACTATCCAAATGCAGATGTAGTGGAAAGAGATATTGTAAACGGGAATTGTTACGTTTGTACTGAAAAAGAGACTATTGTTGGTACTTTCGCATTTATCATTGGGGAAGAACCTACTTACCATACGATTGAACAAGGAAACTGGCATTGTGATATTCCATACGGCGCCATTCACAGACTTGCCGGCAGTGGACAGGTAAAAGGGATATCGAAGGCTTGCTTTGAATTTTGTAAAAGTAAAATAGACTATCTTAGAATAGATACTCATGCAGACAACAAGCCTATGCAGGCCGCTATATTAAAAAATGGTTTTAAAAAATGTGGGATTATTCATGTAGCGAATGGTGATCCAAGGATTGCTTTTGATTATTTATTATCATGA
- a CDS encoding S8 family peptidase, which produces MLKILDDNYYDLIISNVMIPTYDTGDNITPMHLRNSLAHIPVDSANPCDLGKYPYNAFPSLFTLSSTVSLEKSGIGTVQRNPYLALFGRGVIVAVIDTGIDYQHQAFLYNDGTTRILSIWDQTIQEGAPPEGFTYGTEYTREHINVALKSENPLSIVPSVDTNGHGTAIASVAAGKPSLVQSFSGVVPESDLLVVKLKPAKNNLKKIFFTPENAICYQESDVIIGISYVTTVARRLNRPVAICLALGTNQSSHDGRGATSFFTNYLVQQPHNGITISAGNEANKRRHYFNSTTAEPFVNNFELRVGENDKLFSVELWPFAPARLAIEIIAPNRETTGQVFPALGECRRFAFVFNSSVVWVNNYIFEEESGDQLVLMRFQDPLPGIWNIRVQNLDNGPFSFHTWLPSGDQITEETFFINANPDTTVTSPGNSTNPLTVTAYNQYNDTVLPESGRGYTRTGFVKPDIAAPGYEITCAVPGNQYGSITGSGSAAAQAAGVVAMVFEWAVSRGNYTNMTGNDVNRLLIRGARRSTTYTYPNNIWGYGQIDINSLFERLTNI; this is translated from the coding sequence ATGCTAAAAATATTGGATGATAATTATTATGATTTGATCATCAGTAATGTTATGATTCCCACATATGATACCGGAGATAATATAACTCCCATGCATTTAAGGAATTCTTTGGCTCATATCCCTGTTGATTCAGCGAATCCCTGTGACTTGGGAAAGTATCCTTATAATGCATTTCCTTCCCTATTTACCCTCAGCTCCACTGTCAGCCTTGAAAAATCCGGTATCGGAACGGTACAGAGAAACCCTTATTTAGCTTTATTTGGGCGGGGAGTGATTGTTGCGGTCATAGATACCGGGATTGATTACCAGCATCAGGCATTTTTATATAATGACGGAACGACCCGTATTCTTTCCATATGGGATCAGACCATACAAGAGGGCGCTCCGCCGGAGGGATTTACGTACGGCACCGAATATACCAGGGAGCATATTAATGTTGCACTTAAATCGGAAAATCCCTTATCCATAGTTCCTTCTGTGGACACCAATGGCCACGGAACTGCAATCGCAAGTGTGGCAGCGGGCAAACCAAGCCTGGTGCAGTCATTCAGCGGTGTTGTCCCGGAATCCGATCTGCTGGTTGTAAAGCTGAAGCCGGCAAAGAACAATCTGAAAAAAATATTTTTTACTCCTGAAAACGCTATATGCTATCAGGAGTCGGATGTGATCATTGGGATCAGTTATGTGACTACCGTTGCCCGAAGGCTGAACCGGCCCGTTGCCATATGCCTTGCCTTGGGAACAAACCAGTCAAGCCATGACGGGCGGGGAGCAACCAGTTTTTTTACCAATTACCTGGTACAGCAGCCCCATAACGGGATAACCATAAGTGCAGGCAATGAAGCGAACAAACGCAGACATTACTTTAACAGCACCACTGCGGAACCCTTCGTAAATAATTTTGAATTAAGAGTTGGAGAAAATGACAAACTGTTTTCCGTTGAGCTATGGCCGTTTGCCCCGGCAAGGCTGGCCATAGAGATAATCGCTCCAAACAGAGAGACAACAGGGCAGGTTTTTCCGGCTCTGGGGGAATGCAGAAGATTTGCCTTCGTATTTAATTCAAGCGTTGTGTGGGTCAATAATTATATTTTTGAAGAGGAGAGCGGAGATCAGCTGGTATTGATGCGTTTTCAGGACCCCCTTCCCGGAATCTGGAACATTCGGGTTCAAAACCTTGATAATGGACCATTTTCTTTTCATACCTGGCTGCCGTCAGGAGACCAGATCACAGAAGAAACCTTTTTTATAAATGCCAATCCGGACACTACCGTAACTTCTCCTGGAAATTCAACCAATCCTCTGACGGTTACCGCTTATAATCAGTATAATGACACGGTACTGCCTGAATCAGGAAGAGGATATACAAGAACCGGATTCGTAAAGCCGGACATAGCAGCACCGGGTTATGAGATTACCTGTGCGGTTCCGGGAAACCAGTATGGCAGTATAACAGGAAGCGGATCCGCGGCAGCCCAGGCGGCGGGTGTTGTTGCAATGGTTTTTGAATGGGCCGTTTCAAGGGGAAATTATACCAATATGACCGGAAACGATGTGAACCGTCTGCTTATACGCGGAGCGCGGCGCAGTACCACGTATACTTATCCCAACAATATCTGGGGATATGGACAGATTGATATTAACTCGCTGTTTGAAAGGCTTACGAATATTTAA
- a CDS encoding helix-turn-helix domain-containing protein, which translates to MCSVPTSELKVLVNHFDEHQTQLYSFDTLEAICRELECTPNDIIVSDDPTVSRLLLYADKMQRGIKKDDSE; encoded by the coding sequence TTGTGTTCTGTACCGACATCTGAATTAAAAGTTTTGGTCAACCATTTTGACGAACACCAAACGCAATTATATTCCTTCGATACCCTTGAGGCGATTTGTCGTGAGTTGGAATGTACCCCAAATGACATAATCGTTTCTGATGATCCTACAGTCAGTCGGTTACTTTTATATGCAGACAAAATGCAACGAGGCATAAAGAAAGACGATAGCGAATAA
- a CDS encoding immunoglobulin-like domain-containing protein — protein MKKKVFIFASIVSLFLILIYRDNINYKDNNNIIPKRSESTLVLNNFNGVTMTVESVVDTKIAVCINYSADDPAIFGEDYILEVKNGQKWYPLPVKNDIMFTSIGYGLKKGNSFPWSTDFEILYGKLSAGQYRIIKGFRIEPQQETPKEYFVSAEFSI, from the coding sequence ATGAAAAAAAAAGTATTTATCTTTGCTTCCATTGTTTCATTATTTTTAATATTAATTTATAGAGACAACATTAATTACAAAGATAATAACAATATAATCCCAAAAAGGTCTGAAAGCACATTAGTTTTAAATAATTTTAATGGTGTAACCATGACGGTAGAAAGTGTAGTTGATACAAAAATTGCAGTGTGTATTAATTATTCTGCTGATGATCCAGCAATATTTGGTGAAGATTATATCCTTGAAGTAAAAAATGGTCAAAAGTGGTATCCTTTACCGGTGAAGAACGATATCATGTTTACTTCTATTGGGTATGGATTAAAAAAGGGGAATAGTTTCCCGTGGTCCACTGATTTTGAGATATTATATGGTAAATTATCTGCCGGCCAATATCGAATAATAAAGGGGTTTAGAATCGAACCACAACAGGAAACGCCTAAAGAATATTTTGTTAGTGCTGAGTTTTCAATTTAA
- the mscL gene encoding large conductance mechanosensitive channel protein MscL, whose amino-acid sequence MGNKKGIIAEFKEFVLRGNVVDLAVGVIIGAAFQAIVNSLVKDIISPLIGVITGGVDFSNKFALLYAAPQGTDVSTLQAAQALGPVFAYGSFITAVINFLIMASVIFMMIKVINSLRGKKQQAEPAASADKECPYCFTRININATRCPNCTSQLDIQPETAQED is encoded by the coding sequence ATGGGAAATAAAAAAGGTATTATAGCTGAGTTTAAAGAATTTGTTTTGCGCGGAAATGTGGTGGACCTTGCAGTTGGTGTTATTATCGGCGCTGCTTTCCAGGCGATTGTCAATTCCCTGGTAAAGGATATCATATCTCCCCTGATTGGAGTGATTACCGGAGGAGTAGATTTCTCCAATAAATTCGCACTTTTGTATGCTGCTCCGCAAGGTACAGATGTTTCCACGCTTCAGGCCGCACAGGCTCTGGGGCCGGTATTTGCTTATGGTTCCTTTATCACGGCTGTTATTAACTTTTTAATCATGGCTTCTGTTATTTTCATGATGATAAAGGTAATTAATTCCCTGCGCGGAAAGAAGCAGCAGGCAGAGCCGGCTGCTTCTGCGGACAAGGAGTGTCCATATTGCTTTACCCGGATCAATATAAATGCTACCCGCTGTCCTAATTGTACAAGCCAGCTGGATATACAGCCGGAAACAGCGCAGGAAGATTAA
- a CDS encoding permease prefix domain 1-containing protein, giving the protein MNKKISDSAVSHFLEEVTDQISYKPLRSSIHQELESHIQDRIEEYESQGLSHADAERQALHGMGDAIVIGTELNEVHKIQKSPRLAFITALLLLTGFVLSCFLRWTPEQMSNGYLYYIPGGILLVFTVLKGYPFLIRHRKILASFICLLYLTQIVIFFLTHFSGRRFGIASTAYFATLLLVPVITVLLYCSRHNRKKFLTAALRCAGVWMLLMYTFGPYSDTAGAIFLLSTLGTVCFMIHRGILSGKKKYLYSGTLAFLVLLGSPLFLTPSGREKTEAFLSPQSAVYTTWNDTYNGILIQELLSRTPLTHGLELSPEEMMDYGTGAWYFASHDSRHIGIDATGIHTDKQQQDFQDKVEAIRNQGGRPRYIRYQADDVTLWDILPLHYHNNYLIAVCIFLFGWLPGLAMIGTICLFYWILFSYIRRIHGKLASSLAFCCGQCLLWQGVFYLLGNFGLQYATFPNLPLISEGRLSIICNMLLLGLIFSSYRYDRVIEEPVNYKPVIPG; this is encoded by the coding sequence TTGAATAAAAAAATCTCTGATTCTGCAGTCTCCCATTTTCTAGAAGAGGTAACTGACCAGATTTCTTATAAACCGTTACGTTCCTCCATTCATCAGGAGCTGGAATCACATATTCAAGACCGGATTGAGGAGTATGAATCCCAAGGACTTTCTCATGCTGATGCAGAGCGTCAGGCTCTTCACGGCATGGGAGATGCAATCGTCATCGGTACTGAGCTGAATGAAGTCCACAAGATTCAAAAATCCCCCAGACTTGCCTTCATCACCGCTTTGCTGCTTCTGACAGGCTTTGTTCTCTCCTGCTTTTTACGGTGGACACCGGAGCAGATGTCAAATGGCTATCTTTACTACATTCCAGGAGGAATTCTGCTTGTATTTACTGTATTAAAGGGGTATCCCTTCTTAATCCGGCACAGAAAGATACTGGCATCATTTATATGCCTGCTGTATCTGACTCAAATAGTGATATTTTTCCTGACGCACTTTAGCGGGAGACGGTTTGGTATCGCCAGTACTGCCTATTTTGCCACATTGCTGTTAGTTCCAGTGATCACAGTGCTGCTGTATTGTTCCCGCCATAACAGAAAGAAATTCCTGACAGCCGCTCTTAGGTGTGCAGGAGTATGGATGCTTCTCATGTATACATTTGGCCCGTATAGTGATACTGCAGGAGCCATTTTTCTTCTGAGTACACTTGGAACCGTGTGTTTTATGATTCACCGCGGGATTCTTTCCGGTAAGAAAAAATATCTTTATTCCGGTACACTGGCATTTCTTGTTCTTCTCGGAAGTCCGCTTTTTTTAACACCTTCCGGCCGTGAAAAAACAGAAGCTTTTCTATCTCCACAGTCCGCGGTTTACACTACCTGGAATGATACTTACAATGGAATATTGATTCAGGAACTGCTTTCAAGAACTCCTCTTACTCATGGTCTTGAACTCTCCCCGGAGGAAATGATGGATTACGGTACCGGTGCATGGTATTTTGCTTCCCACGATTCACGGCATATTGGCATAGACGCCACAGGTATTCATACCGACAAACAACAGCAGGACTTTCAGGATAAAGTGGAGGCAATTAGAAATCAAGGAGGCAGACCGCGATATATCCGCTATCAGGCAGATGATGTGACTCTCTGGGATATTCTTCCTCTGCATTATCATAATAATTACTTGATTGCCGTATGTATCTTCCTGTTTGGATGGCTTCCGGGACTGGCAATGATAGGAACCATATGCCTGTTTTATTGGATCCTTTTTTCATACATTAGACGGATCCATGGGAAACTGGCTTCATCTCTTGCTTTTTGCTGTGGTCAATGCTTGCTTTGGCAGGGAGTATTTTACCTGTTGGGAAATTTCGGCCTTCAATATGCAACCTTTCCCAATCTTCCTTTGATTTCAGAGGGACGGTTAAGTATCATCTGTAATATGTTGCTTCTTGGTCTAATTTTTTCATCCTATCGCTATGACCGTGTAATAGAAGAACCCGTTAATTACAAGCCTGTTATCCCTGGCTGA
- a CDS encoding LysM peptidoglycan-binding domain-containing protein gives MVIHVVQPGETIYSISEYYEIPVDRLILENGITNPDNLAIGQTIVIVQPEIVYTIQAGDTLESIAEQHGTTPMELLRNNPYLSDREYLYAGETIVISYQTDKTRTVATIGYTFPYIDRSVLIKTLPYLTYLTIFNYRTTSEGEIISSANDNEIIQLAKAYGAAPMMFVSTMTEEGIIRREVTYNILNNPSVQDRFINNALYILKTKGFYGINIYAENVTNDNINSIAEYLKRASAIFHSDGYKVLITITPATKDAPGVAFEKLDYSILSEFVDGIIFSSYDWARSYSYPNAIFPVNILRELIDYVVSIIPSEKIFLGVTALGYDWTLPYVPGATEAIIISNDRAVQIAAENDIPIQFNEAAQSSYFYYIDIDGILHVVWFKDARSFDARAELVAEYNLQGLSIWTIMRFITQLWLIINTKYYIERLMGID, from the coding sequence ATGGTCATACATGTTGTCCAGCCAGGTGAAACCATCTATTCAATATCAGAGTATTACGAAATTCCTGTTGATAGATTAATATTAGAAAACGGAATCACAAACCCCGACAATCTTGCGATAGGCCAAACCATTGTGATTGTTCAACCGGAAATAGTCTATACAATCCAGGCCGGTGATACTTTGGAGAGCATTGCAGAGCAGCACGGTACTACACCCATGGAATTATTAAGAAATAATCCCTATCTATCCGATAGAGAATATCTGTACGCTGGTGAAACCATAGTTATAAGCTATCAAACGGATAAAACAAGAACAGTTGCTACTATTGGCTATACATTTCCTTATATAGATAGATCTGTTTTGATAAAAACGCTCCCCTATTTAACTTATCTGACTATATTTAATTATAGGACTACAAGTGAAGGTGAAATTATCTCAAGTGCCAACGATAATGAAATTATACAACTAGCTAAAGCATATGGGGCTGCGCCCATGATGTTTGTTTCCACTATGACTGAAGAGGGAATCATTAGACGTGAAGTAACCTATAATATTTTAAATAATCCTTCTGTGCAGGATCGTTTTATTAATAATGCTCTTTACATTCTAAAAACGAAAGGTTTTTATGGTATAAATATATATGCAGAAAACGTAACCAATGACAACATAAATAGCATTGCAGAATATTTGAAAAGAGCCTCTGCGATATTTCATTCAGACGGATATAAAGTACTGATTACCATAACACCAGCTACAAAAGATGCCCCCGGCGTCGCTTTTGAAAAATTAGACTATTCAATATTATCTGAATTTGTTGATGGAATCATATTTTCCTCATATGACTGGGCAAGGTCTTACAGCTATCCAAACGCAATTTTTCCGGTTAATATCTTACGAGAATTGATAGATTATGTGGTTAGTATAATTCCCTCTGAAAAAATTTTTCTAGGAGTCACTGCTCTAGGTTATGATTGGACGCTTCCATATGTCCCCGGTGCCACAGAAGCTATTATAATATCTAATGATAGGGCTGTGCAAATTGCAGCGGAAAACGATATACCAATACAATTTAATGAAGCAGCACAGTCGTCTTATTTCTATTATATTGATATCGATGGGATTTTGCATGTCGTATGGTTTAAAGATGCAAGAAGCTTTGATGCAAGAGCAGAGTTAGTAGCAGAATATAATCTCCAAGGTTTATCAATTTGGACTATTATGAGATTCATTACCCAATTGTGGCTTATTATCAATACTAAATATTACATAGAGAGGCTTATGGGTATTGACTAA
- a CDS encoding RtcB family protein, with protein MIEIKGKCNEAKIFTDVVDEASISQVMLLLNQEFITGSKIRLMPDIHAGAGCTIGTTMTITDKIVPNLVGVDIGCGMECVQIKEKHIELQKLDKLIYERIPSGFNVRTKTHRYFDKCDIEELHCINKVNLDRAEKSLGTLGGGNHFIECNKDADGNIYIVVHSGSRHLGLEVANYYQNQAYEVLNGSSVFDRQDLIDELKKQGRENEIQKALSDLKNVKRTNIPKQLAFVSGDLFEQYIHDMKIVQEFAMYNRQAMMDEIIKGIGVRVIQQFTTIHNYIDINNMILRKGAVSAQMGERLIIPINMRDGSLVCIGKGNDDWNQSAPHGAGRLMSRSKAKETFTVSEFKKQMNGIYTTSVNKDTLDECPMAYKGMEDIVNNIGATVDIESVIKPIYNFKAGGE; from the coding sequence ATGATAGAAATAAAAGGAAAATGTAACGAAGCTAAAATATTTACAGATGTTGTAGATGAAGCGTCAATATCACAGGTGATGCTTTTATTAAATCAAGAATTTATCACTGGAAGCAAAATAAGATTAATGCCAGACATTCACGCAGGGGCTGGCTGTACCATTGGCACTACAATGACCATAACTGACAAAATTGTTCCTAACCTTGTTGGAGTAGACATTGGCTGTGGGATGGAATGTGTACAGATTAAAGAAAAACACATTGAATTGCAGAAGCTAGATAAGTTAATTTATGAAAGGATTCCATCTGGCTTTAATGTAAGAACAAAAACACATAGATATTTTGATAAATGTGATATTGAAGAATTACATTGTATAAACAAAGTTAATTTAGACAGGGCCGAAAAGAGCCTTGGAACGCTTGGTGGTGGAAATCACTTTATTGAATGTAATAAGGATGCTGACGGTAATATCTATATTGTTGTTCATTCCGGAAGTCGCCATTTAGGGCTAGAGGTAGCAAATTATTATCAAAATCAAGCATATGAAGTACTAAATGGTTCCTCTGTTTTTGATAGACAGGATTTAATCGATGAATTAAAGAAGCAAGGCAGAGAAAATGAAATCCAGAAAGCATTATCAGATTTGAAGAATGTAAAAAGAACAAATATCCCAAAGCAGCTCGCATTTGTTAGCGGAGATCTATTTGAACAGTACATTCATGATATGAAAATAGTTCAGGAATTTGCGATGTATAATCGACAGGCAATGATGGATGAGATAATTAAAGGAATAGGAGTTCGTGTAATTCAGCAATTTACAACAATTCATAATTATATAGATATAAACAATATGATTCTCCGAAAAGGAGCTGTATCAGCCCAAATGGGAGAACGTTTGATTATTCCTATCAATATGAGAGATGGCAGTTTGGTGTGTATCGGAAAGGGGAATGATGATTGGAATCAGTCTGCTCCGCATGGAGCTGGCAGATTGATGAGTAGATCAAAAGCAAAAGAGACGTTTACTGTATCAGAATTTAAGAAGCAAATGAATGGAATTTATACGACATCTGTAAATAAGGACACTTTAGATGAATGCCCTATGGCATATAAAGGTATGGAAGACATCGTAAATAATATTGGGGCCACTGTAGATATTGAAAGTGTCATCAAACCGATTTACAATTTCAAAGCCGGAGGAGAATAA
- a CDS encoding FAD binding domain-containing protein, with translation MIPFDFDYYKPESMEEAFGCYHDLRSNNKKPIYYGGGTEIISMARVNGIKFDSVIDLKGIPECSQLEVSGGKFRIGAAQTLTNIGECNAYPLLSKTIKRIADHTIQGKITIGGNLAGTIKYREAALPLMISDCSLQVMTRRGLAELPFLEVFRGKMQLKEGEFLVSILIEESDLNLPYNHVKRTKQEKIDYPLITMAAVKNKKAIKAAITGYGNNPVILSERIINHKIYNVEQKIKKVINLVHSDCKSDLSGSREYKEFVLENMLREMFINFEKIG, from the coding sequence ATGATTCCTTTTGATTTTGATTACTACAAACCAGAAAGCATGGAGGAAGCATTCGGCTGCTATCATGACTTGCGCTCAAATAACAAAAAGCCTATTTATTATGGGGGCGGTACGGAAATTATCAGTATGGCCAGGGTAAATGGTATAAAATTTGATTCGGTCATTGATTTGAAAGGAATACCGGAATGCAGCCAGCTTGAGGTGAGCGGCGGGAAATTCAGGATTGGAGCAGCACAGACCCTGACAAACATTGGGGAATGTAATGCATATCCCCTGCTGTCCAAAACCATAAAAAGAATTGCAGATCACACGATTCAGGGAAAAATTACCATAGGCGGCAATCTGGCCGGCACAATCAAGTACCGGGAGGCAGCCTTACCGTTGATGATAAGTGATTGTTCCTTGCAGGTAATGACAAGGAGAGGATTGGCCGAATTACCATTTTTAGAGGTGTTTCGTGGAAAGATGCAGCTAAAAGAAGGAGAATTTCTGGTATCCATATTGATTGAAGAAAGTGATCTGAATTTACCTTACAATCATGTAAAAAGAACCAAACAGGAGAAAATAGATTATCCATTGATTACCATGGCGGCAGTAAAAAATAAAAAGGCCATAAAAGCGGCGATTACCGGGTATGGCAATAATCCTGTCATTTTATCAGAAAGAATCATAAACCATAAAATATATAACGTGGAACAGAAAATTAAAAAGGTCATAAATTTAGTTCACAGTGATTGCAAAAGTGATTTATCAGGAAGCAGGGAGTATAAAGAATTTGTATTGGAAAATATGCTTCGGGAAATGTTTATTAATTTTGAAAAGATCGGATGA
- a CDS encoding (2Fe-2S)-binding protein gives MHLSGNSIIVLNVNGEDKAVMVKPSYTLLHVLREELSLTGAKSGCENGDCGACTVLVDDMPVKACLMLAAEAIGHKITTVEGLENAPIQDAFIRNWGFQCGYCTSGFLMVCHALAMYKPDADDPVIEEWLQSNLCRCTGYEEIENAVKSILSGNYN, from the coding sequence ATGCATTTATCAGGTAACAGTATCATTGTTCTTAATGTAAATGGTGAAGACAAAGCCGTTATGGTTAAGCCATCCTACACTCTGCTTCATGTCCTTCGGGAAGAATTATCTTTAACAGGAGCCAAAAGCGGCTGTGAGAACGGAGATTGCGGTGCCTGTACGGTATTGGTTGATGACATGCCTGTCAAAGCCTGCCTGATGCTGGCGGCAGAGGCAATCGGTCATAAGATAACCACAGTGGAGGGGTTAGAAAACGCTCCCATACAAGATGCATTTATAAGAAACTGGGGATTTCAATGCGGTTACTGTACCTCTGGATTTCTTATGGTTTGCCATGCACTGGCCATGTACAAGCCCGATGCTGATGATCCTGTTATAGAAGAATGGCTGCAATCCAATCTTTGCAGGTGTACTGGTTATGAGGAAATCGAGAATGCCGTAAAATCAATACTATCAGGGAATTATAATTGA
- a CDS encoding S8 family peptidase, with protein MEKILDNNYYDLIISNLLVPSYGVGDDITLLNDRFSLLHVSKNNMQPCDLGQTPYHIFPTLYTLTSTVAPAAPEMDVAAAQMDYNFYGQGMVIGIVDTGIDYRHPAFMNKDKTTRIFSIWDQTQQAGTPPKDFTFGTEYTKASINDALHNENPFSVVPSTDEVGHGTAIASIIAGSSGNNNSFSGVVPNAELAVVKLKEAKPNLKMIFSVSEDKLCFQESDIVLGVRYLVSIGQRLKRPIIICIALGSSQGNHDGRGILSTYLETLVQQPDLGVSISAGNEANNGRHYFNKTISAPYFNDFQLNISGNDKQFFMELWAHIPGRLSIEISAPNRETIPFINPTFSECQKFVFQSSPSIVWVNNMVFERESGDQLILLRFENPLPGIWYFRVQSTENEPFSFNSWLPSGDLISTRTFFLNSNPDITITSPGNSRRTLTVAAYNQLTSNILDESGRGFTRSGLVKPDIAAPGYQIPCALPENQYGSLTGTGASAAIAAGASAIIFEWSQGMGNFTYITGEQVNRMIVRGALRNPAYSYPNNIWGFGQLDVNRVLDRLSTLL; from the coding sequence ATGGAAAAAATACTGGATAATAATTATTACGACTTGATTATAAGTAATTTATTAGTTCCTTCCTACGGTGTGGGCGATGATATTACATTGCTCAATGACAGGTTTTCCCTGCTGCATGTATCCAAAAATAATATGCAGCCATGTGATCTCGGCCAAACGCCTTACCACATTTTTCCAACCCTTTATACCCTTACTTCTACGGTTGCCCCTGCTGCACCAGAGATGGATGTGGCCGCGGCCCAAATGGATTATAACTTTTATGGACAGGGAATGGTTATTGGCATCGTGGACACCGGGATTGATTACCGGCATCCGGCGTTCATGAATAAGGATAAAACAACCCGGATTTTTTCCATATGGGATCAGACACAGCAAGCGGGAACACCTCCCAAGGATTTTACCTTTGGTACGGAATATACAAAAGCTTCCATAAATGACGCACTGCACAATGAAAATCCTTTTTCCGTTGTTCCTTCAACCGATGAAGTTGGCCACGGCACAGCCATTGCAAGCATCATTGCAGGATCTTCCGGCAATAACAATTCCTTTAGCGGCGTTGTTCCAAATGCAGAGCTGGCTGTCGTAAAATTAAAAGAAGCTAAGCCGAATCTTAAAATGATATTTTCTGTTTCAGAAGACAAACTATGTTTCCAGGAATCAGATATAGTTCTTGGAGTACGTTACTTAGTTTCCATAGGCCAGCGATTGAAACGTCCTATAATCATATGTATTGCTCTGGGCAGCAGTCAGGGCAATCATGATGGCAGGGGTATTTTGAGCACCTACTTAGAGACCCTGGTTCAGCAGCCTGATCTGGGTGTTTCCATATCCGCAGGAAATGAGGCAAACAACGGAAGGCACTATTTTAACAAAACCATTTCCGCACCCTACTTTAATGATTTCCAGTTAAATATTTCAGGAAATGACAAGCAGTTCTTCATGGAGCTATGGGCACATATACCCGGAAGGCTTTCTATTGAAATTTCTGCACCAAACCGGGAAACAATCCCATTTATTAATCCCACATTCAGCGAATGCCAAAAGTTTGTTTTTCAGAGCAGCCCAAGCATCGTCTGGGTAAATAACATGGTCTTTGAACGGGAAAGCGGCGACCAGCTGATTTTATTACGGTTTGAGAACCCCCTTCCCGGAATCTGGTATTTCCGTGTCCAAAGCACGGAAAATGAACCTTTTTCTTTTAATTCCTGGCTGCCCAGCGGAGACTTGATATCAACCAGGACCTTTTTTTTAAATTCCAATCCGGATATAACCATAACCTCTCCCGGGAATTCCAGACGTACCTTGACCGTTGCCGCTTATAATCAGCTGACCTCCAATATCCTGGATGAATCAGGAAGAGGTTTCACAAGAAGCGGCCTTGTTAAACCTGATATTGCGGCCCCCGGCTATCAGATCCCCTGTGCGCTTCCTGAAAACCAATATGGATCCTTAACAGGCACCGGCGCTTCTGCTGCCATTGCAGCAGGTGCATCTGCTATCATTTTTGAATGGTCCCAGGGCATGGGTAACTTCACTTATATTACAGGCGAACAAGTAAACCGCATGATTGTAAGAGGAGCACTGCGTAACCCTGCCTACAGCTATCCCAACAATATATGGGGATTTGGGCAGCTGGATGTAAACCGTGTATTAGATCGCCTTTCCACACTCTTATAA